Proteins from a single region of Cyanobacteriota bacterium:
- the sixA gene encoding phosphohistidine phosphatase SixA, whose translation MELYLIRHGIAAERGTYANDADRPLTTTGIKRTQQVAQRLVELLGRFDYLLTSPLVRAQQTADILRRQGLCDRVEQVDWLSPDGAFDQGLAWLAAWLETTQTPDADSPQRIAFVGHQPDLGYWAERLVWGQTKGAIVLKKAGIVGILLPDLTQKPIRQLSGNGQLIWLTSPKLLL comes from the coding sequence ATTGAGCTATACCTGATTCGCCATGGAATTGCTGCTGAACGCGGAACCTATGCTAACGATGCCGATCGTCCCCTCACGACTACAGGTATCAAACGCACTCAACAGGTTGCCCAACGGTTAGTTGAGCTATTAGGTCGATTCGATTATCTATTAACTAGTCCTTTAGTGCGAGCACAGCAAACAGCAGATATTTTGCGTCGCCAAGGATTATGTGACCGGGTAGAGCAGGTAGATTGGCTATCACCAGATGGCGCTTTTGACCAAGGGTTAGCGTGGCTAGCAGCGTGGCTAGAAACCACCCAAACGCCTGATGCAGATAGTCCTCAACGCATTGCCTTTGTAGGGCATCAACCAGATTTAGGCTATTGGGCAGAGCGCTTAGTATGGGGACAGACTAAGGGAGCGATCGTCCTCAAAAAGGCAGGGATTGTTGGTATTCTCTTGCCAGACCTAACTCAAAAACCGATCCGTCAGCTCTCTGGTAATGGCCAGTTAATTTGGCTAACCTCACCTAAACTATTGCTCTAA